In a single window of the Acetivibrio clariflavus DSM 19732 genome:
- a CDS encoding WapI family immunity protein codes for MPKLSDREGNVSLEVNLIDNNFLDVQLSRQDYENWIPFEFVLNVGEEQYAYIADMGATFSVYEIKNLIAEFEQISNSKLCKKSFDRFEFSSTECYFDLIVYDTLEDEEIYIEIWINMGNLTNGKVIGYDKGFRFIVKSDSFVEFTNGLKMQFRRLIDL; via the coding sequence ATGCCTAAACTTAGCGATAGAGAGGGTAATGTTTCATTAGAAGTAAACTTAATTGATAATAATTTTTTAGATGTTCAGCTCTCAAGACAAGATTATGAGAATTGGATTCCATTCGAATTTGTCCTGAATGTTGGAGAAGAGCAATATGCTTATATAGCTGACATGGGTGCTACATTCAGTGTATATGAGATAAAAAATTTAATTGCAGAATTTGAGCAAATATCAAACAGTAAGCTATGTAAGAAAAGTTTTGATAGATTTGAGTTCTCAAGTACTGAATGTTATTTTGACCTCATAGTATATGACACATTGGAGGATGAAGAAATATATATAGAGATATGGATAAATATGGGAAATCTTACTAATGGTAAAGTAATTGGTTATGATAAAGGTTTTAGGTTTATAGTAAAATCAGATTCATTTGTCGAATTTACAAATGGGTTAAAAATGCAGTTTAGACGTTTGATAGATTTATGA